Genomic DNA from Hymenobacter jejuensis:
GCGGAACCCGATATAAGAACGGGCCGAATCTTGGTACTCAAAGTTGCGGGTACCGGTCTCAAGGAAGTAAGCAATATCTTTCCACGAACCACCACGAACTACTTTGCGGGGTTCGTTATCGTCTGGGTTAGTTGGGTTCATGTCCCATACTACCGGCACAGAAGCTTCCATGTAAGCATCGTCGCACCACTCTGACACGTTGCCAGACATATCGTACAGGCCGAAGTCGTTCGGGAAGAAAGCACCAACTGGCGAAGTATAAGCGTAGCCATCGGAAGCATAGTCGCCACGGCCAGGTTTGAAGTTAGCCAGCATGCAGCCCTTCGAGTTGCGCAAATAAGGGCCGCCCCAAGGGTAAGTAGCTAAGTCACGACCACCACGAGCGGCGTATTCCCATTCTGCTTCGGAAGGCAAGCGGAAGTTTGGAGTAGGAGCAAGACCAGCTTCAGCGTTGGCTGCGTTCTTGTTCTTAGTGCGCCAGTTGCAGAAATATTTTGCTGCGAACCAATCTACACCAACTACCGGGTAATCATCAAACGCTGGATGAGTATAGTAGTACTCCATCAGCGGGTCACCCATATGATAAGTAAAGTCCCGTACCCAGACGGTCGTGTCAGGATAGAGTTCCGTCATCACATATTCTTCGCCCAACACGTCAATCGAATCCTGACGGATAGCGTTCATGAACTGCCGATACTCATTGTTGGTAATCTCAGTCTCATCCATGTAGAAGCCGGCAATGGTTACCTGCTTATTCATGTTGACCATTGAGGCAGAAATATCTTGGTCGGTCTGACCCATATGGAAAGTACCTCCTGGGCAAGGAACCATACCGAAGGGCACTTCCTGCGGATTGAACTCGGGGCGATCCTCCGCTCCGACCAGGTCACCCTGCGGTCCTTTACCAAAACCACAGCCCCCCAGAAACAGCGCAGTCAAGGCTACGAGAGGCAAAACGAGAAACTTGTTCATGTTAGGAAAAAAAAGACGGTTCAGGCGGCGATACCAGAAGATTACAATTTTTCGAGTCTGCAAATCTAACGAAAGTTATGTTCGTGCACAAGCATTTCGCCCAACGCTTTGCGATTGTCTACCAACACCTTCAATTATCCGCTAAACGATAACTCACAGCAAGTTATTACATATTGCTTACAAAGCTATTAACAGCTGTCTGTAAAGCAATTATTAAGCTTATTTAAACTCTAACATCAAAAACTATAACGAGGAGTATGGATAGCTGGACGGGTAGTTAAGGATGGTTTTGGGAACCGATATGAGATCATAATCTCGTGTGAACTCAAAGCACGGGCATCTTGATTAAATGCAATTACATCAAAGGCATATCCCAAACGCACAGCGTTATCTTTGAACAAACTCAGGCCCACCAAACCCGTGAACGATTCATCATAACGGTACCCAACGCCGGCCCAATACTTGTCATCAAGAGTGGCTCGAACACCGGCTTCGTACGAATTGTTCTTGAAAGTAAACTTATTGCTGTCGCCGAATTTGCCGGGCAGCACCATCTTCATCAATACTGTAGGGGTAACCACAACGGAAGAAGAAGCTTCGATATTATAGCCCGCCGTAAGATAGGCGTGGTTCTCATTTAGAAATTCGGCCGTTGTACTTCCTGCGTCGCTATTGAATCGGTAGTTGGAGCGCAGTAGGTTATTAAGGCTAAGACCAGCATATAGCTTTTCCGACTCGTACCAAACTCCAGCGCCCAAATCGAATTTATGATCTGAGCCGCTACGGGGCACTCGCGGATCTCCTTCATCAATAGGGCGGTAGATGCCCTGGCCCACATAATTCAGAATCCCCTGAATCCCTATACCTAACCGTCCTTCCCCTATCTTAAAGTGCTTAGAATAAGACACTTGCGCGTTAGTGATTTTTAGCTGGGCTATCTGATCGCGAAAAACATGAAACCCTATTCCTCCACCTAATGCTCGCACAGGCATGGACCCTGTTAGCATAATGGTTTTGGGCGATCCCCCGTCGTCGAAGGAGGCGGAGTAATTCAGATATTGAATACGTCCGAAAGAAGAGATTTCAGCCTGCCCCTTAATGCCTGCATAAGCAGGATTTAGGTACATCCCATTGAATCCGTAATGGCTAAACTGAGGCTGTTGTTGCGCGAAGGCGGTGCCAGTTGCTGCGGTGAGCAAAGCAGCGGCAAGTATAATTCCCTTCATAGAGCGACGGCTTTAGAATGCGATACGGACGGCAGAAAATAGAGTTGATATTCTCAAATGTAAAGAAAAAACTCTGCGAAAAATTCCCGCTAAAGCCGGATTTAACGCGTTTATTCCTTCTTTACTACCGCGCCTTAAGCACTCTGCTTGCCGCTCTTATTTTTTTCTTTGCCGGCATCACTTCCGTGATGATACCGTATGTAAGCTTCGATTGCTCCGGTCATGGAAGGAGCGTTAGGTTGCGGAGCTTCAATGTCCAGCTCTAGACCGGCATCCAACACAGCCTTAGCAGTAGTAGGGCCAAACGCTGCAATTCGCGTGCCGTCTTGTTCGAAATCAGGGAAGTTGATGAATAAGGAGCTAATTCCGGAAGGGCTGAAAAAAGCAATGCAGTCGTACTTCACGTCCGAGAGATCGGAGAGGTCACTGGCGACCGTACGATAGATAACAGCTTCCGTAAACTTGAAATTATTCGCCCGCATAAACTCCGGGATATCGTCTTTGCGGATATCTGAGCACGGATACAGAAACTTCTCGCCCTTGTGCTTCTTGATCACATCGAAAAGATCAGCCGCAGTACGTTGCCCCACAAATAGCTTCCGCTTGCGCAACACAATGTACTTCTGCAGGTAATTAGCAGTTTGCTCAGAGATGCAGAAATATTTCATCTCGGCTGGCATTTCCAACTTAGCCTCCTGACAGATACGAAAGAAGTGGTCGACAGCATTACGGCTGGTAAAGATGACCGCCGTATGGTCGAGGATGTTTACCTTCTCTTTGCGGAAATCCTTATAAGAAACCGGATCGACCTGGATAAACTCACGAAAATCTACTTTGATGCCGTATTTCTCGGCAATGGCAAAGTAAGGAGAAACGTCGCCCGTCGGCTTAGGCTGGGTGACAAGAATGCTGGAGATGCGCTTGGCGTGTCGGCCCGTCCCCGGTTTGTCTTTGCTCTCGGCCATAAGGTATGAAAAAGGGTAAATCTAGTGCAATAGGGAGCTTCGCGGAAAGCACCAGCGGGCAGCCGGCGCCAATATTCAAAAGGTAAAAACGATAAGCTTTAGCAGAATGATCAACGGGATGACTTCTGTGGCGCAAAGGTAAGAAAACAAATGCAGATTTAGCAGCGATGTCCTACGGTGCAAAGTGCGTGCAATTCGCACTACCGTTCCCACCAACATCAAGGAAACCACTCCGTTGGATACCCACAATACTGTCTCAGGCAACGTTTGATTTAGCCCCAAGTACAGCAGCATTACGAACGGCAGGAAGAGGCCCATAAACAGAATGGTGCGCACAAACTCCCGGTACTGCACCATAACCAAGGGCGTAACATCAAAAATGTACCCCATAAGTTCTAGAAACAGGTATTTGCCCAGCACGAAGCCTGCTACCAAGCCCGCATACAGAAATACCCGAAGAACGATAGCGGATTCGGGCACGTCGAAGAGGCGCCGTAAGATTACGATGCTCTGAATATTGGTATGAATGGCCACCAACAACAGCGCAAACGAGAGCGAAAAAACCAACATCAACAGCAGATTAAGCCAAGTAACCGTTGGCTTAATAAGGAATTCCTGGTCTTTTGAGGTTTTACTCCACAGCCCCTCAAACTGGTAGATACGAGCAAACCCTGGCTGATACGTAGCACGAATGCCCCCGTAAAGCAGGCCGATCAGCAGCAAGAAGCATAGAAATACGTTTTGACCCTGATGCCCTCTCGGTCGCGGCTGCGCTACCAAAGGGTGGGATGCAGCTTTGCCCACGTGAATAACAGGCGAGGGCACAAAATTCGTGAAAGAAGCTAAGTTAGGACTTACTTCCGGATGCCATACGCAGAGTAGGTGGGGGCCTGGCGGAGCGGTAGCGGGTACCAGCTTTGCCAAATCAAGTTTGTAGGAGGCCGGGGCTTTGGCGGTAAACACCAACCGATTATCCAGAAAAATGCTGAAGTCCTTGCGCGCCGCGAAGGTTATCAACAGCGGCCGATTGGGCCGGATGCTGATCCACTGGTAGTAGGTATGAGCCGGCGTGTGGTAGTCGGGCAGATATAAAATCAGCCGATTATGAACGGCATCATGAATGAGCCACTCGGAAGATAGTCCGGCTTTGGGCGCGGGAGGCAGAGGGCGATATTCGGCCGCCTGCAAAGCAAGTGGCAGCAGTGCTATCCAAAGGCACAATGCCCAAAAGCGCCGGCTTTTTGTCTGAACTGCCCGTTTCACGCCGCAATAAGTTAGGACGCTACTCGCTGTTGAGCGCTACGGCTATGATAGACGCCAAGAAAAACGCTCAGCAGCAATGAAAACAAAACTAACACAATGATTAACAACGTATTACCTATGTATGAGAAGTTAATCACAAACAGAATTACCACCAGATTGAGCAAGGCCAACAGCATCACGGTGCTGATCTGCTGAAAGCCCATTGCCAAGATGCGGTGATGGATGTGGTTTTTGTCGGGAGAGAAAGGCGAGCGTCCAGCCATCATGCGAACTATAAACACCCGCAACGTATCGAACAGTGGCACGAACAAAATGCCGGCGGCCACCGAAGGAGCAGAAGAAGCAAAGGGACTATCGGCCCGCAGGCCCATCTCCACAAACTGGATGGTCAGGATGGAAACGATGAAACCACATACCAGCGAACCGGTATCGCCCATGAAGATGTTGGCCCTGTGAAAGTTATAGCGCAAAAACCCCAATATGCCGCCAATCAGACACACGGATACATACACGTAATTGCCATAGCCAGCGCCCCCATATCGGGCAAAGTAAAAGCCGTAGGTACTGGCGATAATCAGGACAATGGTGCCCGCTAAGCCGTCGAGACCGTCGATCAGATTGATCGCGTTGGTGATGCCCACAATAGCCAGAAAGGTGACGGCATAGCTGATTCCAACCGGCAGCTCATGAATCCCCAGAATACCCTGAAAACTGGTGATGCGGATGTCGGCCATAATCATGACCACACCGGTCGCCAGCAGTTGGCCCACAAACTTCTTCATCACCGAAATCGTGACGAGGTCATCCTTCAGGCCAACGAAGAAAAGCACAATACAGCCCGCTAACAGCTGCTGAATGCCGTTGCTGAGATCGGCGAAGATGGTGAGAGCCGACATGAAGCCTGCAAACACTGCCACGCCCCCCAAACGGGGCGTCAAAGATTCATGCACTGTACGCACGTTGGGCGTATCGAGCATGTTTTTCAAATGAGCAATATAGATGATAGATGGCACTGCAAAGAGTGCCACTAAAAATGCCCAAAGGAAGGACAAGCCCAACGGTATAGCGTATGCATTCATCACGTGGGGACAAAATTACACAAATAGCGGTGGAAGTCGCCTTCGAGTTTCGGCAGATTTCCTCAGCTATGCAAAACCCCCTCCCGATTGAGCAGTCCAATGTGAATCAGGTTGGCTGGCACAATGGAATCGGGCACGAAAATGAATTTCTTATCAAAGATTTGAGGGCCGCGGTAGTAGCTCACCCAATACTGGTTGTTGAGGTGAAAAAGGTCGGGGTCGATGGGCTCGACGGGAATGGCGCTCTGCGGTTCGACTTCCAGAATAACGTGGCGCAATGTGGAGGTGCGTACTACTTCGCCGTCGTCTTTGGTGCCGTAGCCATTGGAGCTGATGATTACGTTGCGCAAGGGATAGCTATTGTGGTTGAGCAGGTACACCTGCCAGCCCGGTTTGCCTTCTTCCGTAGCCGCTGCTTCGTCGGGTACCACAGCCACGGATACCCCTTCTACTGGGTCAAAAGTGATATCTTCTTTCATGCGTTACATAGTACAAAACTCCGCGCCCAGTAGTTCGGCCAGATGCGGTAGCAGGCGCTCCTGCACTTCTTCCACCGAAACGGCGTGACCTAACTCCTGCTGGAGCGAAGTCACAGCTTTGTCGGTGATGCCGCAGGGCACAATGTGGCCGAAATACGTGAGGTCGGTATTAAGGTTGAGGGCAAACCCGTGCATGGTCACCCAACGGCTGCACTTCACCCCCATGGCGCAAATCTTACGGGGGTTAGGCGCACCCTCCGCAAAGTCGAGCCATACGCCCGTAAGCCCGGCAATACGCCCCGCCGAAAGGCCATAATCAGCTAATAATCTGATAATTGCCTCTTCCAACACCCGCAAATAGCGGTGAATATCAGTAAAGAAATTGTCGAGGTCCAGGATAGGATATCCTACCAGTTGGCCCGGCCCGTGGTAGGTAATGTCGCCGCCGCGGTTGATGCGGTGAAACGTGGCGCCGTGCTGCGCAAGCTGCGCTTCGTCGAGCAGCAAGTGCTCAGGCTTGCCGCTCTTACCTAAGGTATACACGTGCGGATGCTGGCACAGCAGCAAGTAGTTGTCCGTCAAGAGCTTAGCCGAGCCTGTTTCTTCGGCTTGCCGATTCTGCGCTTTGATAGCCAGTGTTTTAGCCAATAGTTCTTCCTGGTACGCCCATGTCGGTTCGTACGCAACCAAACCCAGCCGCTGCACCAACACCCGCCGATTTTGCCCGGCCGTAGCCGGTGGCGTTGGAGCTACGATTAAGTCAGGAAGCGTTGCTACTGAAGCAGGACTAGCGCAGGGGTTAGGCAGTAAATCCATCAGAATAAGGTTCAGATAATCGAATGGTTAGCTAGACCAAAATAAGTGAGCCTTTCCGCATAGCAGCCAAGCATAAGCGTAGGGCGTGATGGCGGTAGCCAACCGAATCTTTGAGGGTGAAAAGACGCAGGCGGCACCGAGCGCCGAGTGGTTTCCAAACGCCTCAGAAGACTATCAAATGTACTAGATTTGGGGCCGCTCCCCAATCCCTGAGCTTTCCGTTATGCCTTCGCCAGCCCACCAACTTGGCCATGCCGGCGAAACGGCGGCCGCTCAGCATTTCTTGGCGCAGGGCTTCGAAATAGTCTACCGAAACTACCGCTACCGCCGCGCCGAGGTCGATTTGATCGTGCGGCGCGATCGCTCCCTGTTGGTTTTTGTAGAGGTAAAAGCGCGCTCGTCGGTGCAGTTTGGGTTTCCCGAAGAATTCGTGACCGAACGCAAACGCCAGCTGTTCCGCTTGGCTGCGGAGCACTACCAGGAAGAAATCAACTGGCATGGCGATATCCGCTTTGATATTCTGGCCGTTACGCCCGCCGCCGACGGCTTACGCCTTAAGCATTTTGAAGACGCTTTTTATTAGCCTATATTATAAGCATTTGACTATCAAGTACTTATAACAATCATTATTTGCCTGCCGGTTGATCTGCCGTGGAGGGGCGCTTGTCGAGCTTTCCCTTCTGGTAAACCGGCTTGAAGTCCCGGCTATATTCCTCGATCAATTCGGGCTCCAGTACTTCGGGATCATAGCCTGATTCGCCGTATTGATACACGTAGTGCGGCCGATTGCGCGTGCGGAAGCCCCAGTACTTGGTCCACTCGCCTACCCGCTTGCCGTTTTCAAACTGGCCCTTCCAGTCGAGCTCGCCGTTTTCAAGGTAGCGCGCATAATCGCCTTCCAGCTTGCCATTAATATAGGGCACGACCTCCTTGATGTGCTTGTGTTCGGTGTCGTAGTAGGTAATGTTGGCATCGCGCGGAAAGCCCATTTCGTAGTGGGTTTTGCTGAGCAGAATGTTGTCGGGGGTATATTTTTCCCAACGCAAATGCTTGGTTCCGAAGGCATAGAAGCCTTTTTCTACCACTTTGCCGCCTTGCCGTTTGGTATAAGGCCCGTGCAACACTTTATCGGTCGCCGGATTCAGTTCGGTAGTAGCCGGCGAAATGCGGCGCTTCCGCGGGTTGAAGTAATACCGGGCCGGCGCGTAGGGGTTGGGCTGCTGAAAGGTGCGCAGGTAATAAAATACCTCCACGACTTGGTTGCGCCCCTTACCCCCCGATTTTACATAGCCTTTCTTGATGCGTTCGCCCAAGAAAATATTCTTTTTGCGCTTGGGCTTGCGCTGAGCCGATTTTTCCTTTGCCTGCGCTATCCGTGCTTGCTCTTTGGTTACGTTGGTGCGCTTGGCCACCAAACCGGTCGTGTCGCGGTTGCTGGTCAGCGAGTCGTTGCTGAGTGCGGCTATGCCAAACTGATCGGGTTTGCTGTTGAAAGAAACTGTCTTCTTGGAACAGCTTCCCAACCACACAGCCACAAACGCAAGCAGAAAAAAAGGCAGACGAAACGAACACATTGGGAGGTACACAAACAGGGGTTGTAGCAACGAACGTAAAGATAAAGCGATTTGGTGCCCAAGGCGAGCCTACATCGCACGGCTACAGGCTACGCCATAAACAGCAAAACCTGCCGACTCATGAGCCAACAGGTTTTGTACTACTTAAAACTACGTATACTATTTAAGACTAACCAGCTGCTTATTCGGCGGCCAGCAAATCAGCGCTGCGCTTTACAAACGCGGTCAGGGCCTCGCCTTTCAGCATATTTTGCGCGAGCAACGCCAGATCGAAGGCTTGACGGGCAAGTTTCTGGCCGGCTTCGTCTTCGGCGTTCAGCACGCGTTGGGCTACCGGATGGTTGGCGTTCACGCTTACGGTGTAGCTGTCGGGCATCGAGCCGAACATGGCCATGCCACCGCCACCGCCCACTCGCTGCATATCCTTCATGCGGCGCATAAATTCGGGCAGCGTAATGACAACCGGCGCATCCTGCGGCGAAAGCGCATCGACCTGCACGTGCATATGCTCGTTGTTGATGGACTTGGTGAACAGTTCCTGCAAACGCGTTTTGTCGTCGTCGCTGAGCACGCTTTCGGTGGTTTCGTCCTTCTCGATGAGCTTGCCTACTGTATCAGCATCCACGCGCTTGAAGGTCGTTTTCTCCAGCTTTTGCTCCAGTTGCCCAATAAAGTGCGGATCGAGTACGGCATCGAGTTTCAGCACGTCGTAGCCGCGGTCGGTGGCGGCTACCACAAACGAGTGCTGCGCCTCCGGGTCGGTGCTGTACAGGATCACCGTCTGGTCGTTTTTGTCCTTCTGGTTGACTTGCACGTGTTCTTGGTACTCAGTGAGAGTGAAGTACTTACCAGCAGCGTTTTGCAGCAGGACGAAGTCCTTGGCTTTGTCGTAAAACTTCTCGTCCGAGAGCATGCCGTATTTCACAAACAGCCCAATGTCACTCCACTTCTCCTCGTAGCCGGCCCGGTCTTTCTTAAACAGCTCGTTGAGCTTGTCCGCGACCTTCTTGGTGATGTAAGTGTTGATTTTCTTAACGCTTGAGTCGGCTTGCAGAAACGAGCGCGACACGTTCAGCGGAATATCGGGCGAGTCGATGACGCCGTGCAGCAGCATAAGGAACTCGGGCACCACGTCTTTCACCTCGTCGGTGATGAATACTTGGCGCGAATACAGCTGAATCTTGTTGCGCTGGAACTGCATTTCGTCTTTCACCTTCGGGAAATACAGAATGCCCGTCAGGTTGAAAGGATAATCGACGTTGAGGTGAATCCAGAACAGCGGCGGCTCTGAAAACGGATACAGCTCCTGGTAGAATTTGGTGTAGTCCTCGTCGGTCAGCTCAGCGGGCTGCTTGGTCCAGATGGGCTGCGTCTGGTTGATGACCTGCCCCTCAAACTCAATCTCGATGGGCAGGAACTTGCAGTATTTGGTCAGGATGGTCCGCAGTCGCGCCTCTTCCAGAAACTCGTCCGAATCGGCGGCTACGTGCAATACCACGTCGGTGCCGCGCTCAGCTTTCTCGGCATCTTCCAGCGTAAACTCCGTGCTGCCGTCGCAGGTCCAGTGCGCGGCCGTTGTGCCTTCCCGATAAGATTGCGACCAAATTTCGACTTGCTCGGCCACCATAAAGGCCGAGTAGAAGCCCAAACCGAACTGCCCGATTATCTGATCTTTAGCGGCGGCATCTTTGTCTTTGTACTTCTCAACAAACTCAGTAGCGCCGGAAAACGCAATCTGGTTGATGTACTTTTTAATCTCCTCGCCCGTCATGCCCAAGCCGCGGTCGGAAATCGTGATTTTGCGGGCTTCTTTATCTACGGTTACCCGCACCTTCAATTCGCCCAAGTCGCCCTTGAACTCACCGAGCTGCGCGAGGCTTTTGAGCTTCTGGGTGGCGTCCACGGCGTTGGACACGAGTTCCCGCAGAAAGATCTCGTGGTCGGAGTAGAGAAACTTCTTGATGATGGGGAAGATGTTCTCGGTGTGAATCGAGATGCTACCTGTCTCTTGCATAGCGCCTTAGTAAATGAGTCTTGAAATGTAAAAACGGACAGAATCGCCGGCTCAGCGGCCGCAACTCCGTGAAGCCGCCGGTTTCAAAACCTGTTCCACGCTTGCTGCGGCTGTCAGTTTGGCAGCACCCCAACGGCGTCCCCGCGAAGTCGGTTTGCGCAACAAAAAAGGCGACCACTTACGGCCGCCCTTTCCTATATCCAACACAAATAATTGATTATAAACCTGTTATAGCGCTATACAAATAACTCTTCCGAAGCTCGGGCCGAGGCAGCTTTGGAGTCGGACCGCAAGGCGGCCACAATACGGCGGAGAACGAAGGCATAGAGGGTTTTCATGGCTTTCCGAGGTCAGTGGAAGTTACGGCACAAACTAACGCACCAACTATTACCCCAGAATTACGGACGCATTATCATTGGGTAAAAGCGTCGCGCAACCTTGGCGGCCTTGATTAGTCCTTGGGGGCAGCGGCAAAAGCGTACCTTTGTGCCGGCGTCATTTTCCTGTTCATGCAAGCCCTCCGCTCCCATCTGGCTCTTTTGCTGCTGCTCTGCTTCGTGCGAGTGTTGCTGCCAGATACCTGGATTCTGGCCTTGCACTGGCACCGGCACACCACCGAGGAGCCGGCCCAAAACGCCCGCCGCCACTCCTCGAAAGGCAAGGCCCTCCTGACGGCCAAGCACCAACACTGCGGCACCGATCACTTTTACAATGCAGCTTTCCAGGCGGCTCCGCCCCTGGAGCTTCGCTTTTTTGCCCCGTACGCGCCGCTCGCACCGATCACGGCCAAATCGGTATGGCTGGCTACGGCCGCTTCCGCCTCGTATCTGCGCGGCCCGCCTGCCCGGTCATAACCGCTTGGCAATTAAAGCTTTACTGCTTAACAGTAACTGTTTCCCGCCGCTCAACCCACACATAACGGGCCCGACAAGAGGAGAAAATTGGTTATCACCTCTCCGATCTTTTCTGAGTTGCCGGGGTACGCTTTCTCGTGACAGAAGCGCGGGGCACTCAAGCGGAAGCGACGCCGACAGAACGGCAAGACATTTGTTATGAGGGAGTTAACAAGAAACAACTCCCGCTGATTTCTCCTGGTTTGGTTTTGGAGAATTGATGGGAAGGCACCGGCCGTTGGC
This window encodes:
- a CDS encoding PorP/SprF family type IX secretion system membrane protein; the protein is MKGIILAAALLTAATGTAFAQQQPQFSHYGFNGMYLNPAYAGIKGQAEISSFGRIQYLNYSASFDDGGSPKTIMLTGSMPVRALGGGIGFHVFRDQIAQLKITNAQVSYSKHFKIGEGRLGIGIQGILNYVGQGIYRPIDEGDPRVPRSGSDHKFDLGAGVWYESEKLYAGLSLNNLLRSNYRFNSDAGSTTAEFLNENHAYLTAGYNIEASSSVVVTPTVLMKMVLPGKFGDSNKFTFKNNSYEAGVRATLDDKYWAGVGYRYDESFTGLVGLSLFKDNAVRLGYAFDVIAFNQDARALSSHEIMISYRFPKPSLTTRPAIHTPRYSF
- a CDS encoding toxin-antitoxin system YwqK family antitoxin, which codes for MCSFRLPFFLLAFVAVWLGSCSKKTVSFNSKPDQFGIAALSNDSLTSNRDTTGLVAKRTNVTKEQARIAQAKEKSAQRKPKRKKNIFLGERIKKGYVKSGGKGRNQVVEVFYYLRTFQQPNPYAPARYYFNPRKRRISPATTELNPATDKVLHGPYTKRQGGKVVEKGFYAFGTKHLRWEKYTPDNILLSKTHYEMGFPRDANITYYDTEHKHIKEVVPYINGKLEGDYARYLENGELDWKGQFENGKRVGEWTKYWGFRTRNRPHYVYQYGESGYDPEVLEPELIEEYSRDFKPVYQKGKLDKRPSTADQPAGK
- the htpG gene encoding molecular chaperone HtpG; its protein translation is MQETGSISIHTENIFPIIKKFLYSDHEIFLRELVSNAVDATQKLKSLAQLGEFKGDLGELKVRVTVDKEARKITISDRGLGMTGEEIKKYINQIAFSGATEFVEKYKDKDAAAKDQIIGQFGLGFYSAFMVAEQVEIWSQSYREGTTAAHWTCDGSTEFTLEDAEKAERGTDVVLHVAADSDEFLEEARLRTILTKYCKFLPIEIEFEGQVINQTQPIWTKQPAELTDEDYTKFYQELYPFSEPPLFWIHLNVDYPFNLTGILYFPKVKDEMQFQRNKIQLYSRQVFITDEVKDVVPEFLMLLHGVIDSPDIPLNVSRSFLQADSSVKKINTYITKKVADKLNELFKKDRAGYEEKWSDIGLFVKYGMLSDEKFYDKAKDFVLLQNAAGKYFTLTEYQEHVQVNQKDKNDQTVILYSTDPEAQHSFVVAATDRGYDVLKLDAVLDPHFIGQLEQKLEKTTFKRVDADTVGKLIEKDETTESVLSDDDKTRLQELFTKSINNEHMHVQVDALSPQDAPVVITLPEFMRRMKDMQRVGGGGGMAMFGSMPDSYTVSVNANHPVAQRVLNAEDEAGQKLARQAFDLALLAQNMLKGEALTAFVKRSADLLAAE
- the lipB gene encoding lipoyl(octanoyl) transferase LipB — translated: MDLLPNPCASPASVATLPDLIVAPTPPATAGQNRRVLVQRLGLVAYEPTWAYQEELLAKTLAIKAQNRQAEETGSAKLLTDNYLLLCQHPHVYTLGKSGKPEHLLLDEAQLAQHGATFHRINRGGDITYHGPGQLVGYPILDLDNFFTDIHRYLRVLEEAIIRLLADYGLSAGRIAGLTGVWLDFAEGAPNPRKICAMGVKCSRWVTMHGFALNLNTDLTYFGHIVPCGITDKAVTSLQQELGHAVSVEEVQERLLPHLAELLGAEFCTM
- a CDS encoding uroporphyrinogen-III synthase yields the protein MAESKDKPGTGRHAKRISSILVTQPKPTGDVSPYFAIAEKYGIKVDFREFIQVDPVSYKDFRKEKVNILDHTAVIFTSRNAVDHFFRICQEAKLEMPAEMKYFCISEQTANYLQKYIVLRKRKLFVGQRTAADLFDVIKKHKGEKFLYPCSDIRKDDIPEFMRANNFKFTEAVIYRTVASDLSDLSDVKYDCIAFFSPSGISSLFINFPDFEQDGTRIAAFGPTTAKAVLDAGLELDIEAPQPNAPSMTGAIEAYIRYHHGSDAGKEKNKSGKQSA
- a CDS encoding DUF4271 domain-containing protein; its protein translation is MKRAVQTKSRRFWALCLWIALLPLALQAAEYRPLPPAPKAGLSSEWLIHDAVHNRLILYLPDYHTPAHTYYQWISIRPNRPLLITFAARKDFSIFLDNRLVFTAKAPASYKLDLAKLVPATAPPGPHLLCVWHPEVSPNLASFTNFVPSPVIHVGKAASHPLVAQPRPRGHQGQNVFLCFLLLIGLLYGGIRATYQPGFARIYQFEGLWSKTSKDQEFLIKPTVTWLNLLLMLVFSLSFALLLVAIHTNIQSIVILRRLFDVPESAIVLRVFLYAGLVAGFVLGKYLFLELMGYIFDVTPLVMVQYREFVRTILFMGLFLPFVMLLYLGLNQTLPETVLWVSNGVVSLMLVGTVVRIARTLHRRTSLLNLHLFSYLCATEVIPLIILLKLIVFTF
- a CDS encoding YraN family protein, translating into MPSPAHQLGHAGETAAAQHFLAQGFEIVYRNYRYRRAEVDLIVRRDRSLLVFVEVKARSSVQFGFPEEFVTERKRQLFRLAAEHYQEEINWHGDIRFDILAVTPAADGLRLKHFEDAFY
- a CDS encoding MraY family glycosyltransferase, which encodes MLDTPNVRTVHESLTPRLGGVAVFAGFMSALTIFADLSNGIQQLLAGCIVLFFVGLKDDLVTISVMKKFVGQLLATGVVMIMADIRITSFQGILGIHELPVGISYAVTFLAIVGITNAINLIDGLDGLAGTIVLIIASTYGFYFARYGGAGYGNYVYVSVCLIGGILGFLRYNFHRANIFMGDTGSLVCGFIVSILTIQFVEMGLRADSPFASSAPSVAAGILFVPLFDTLRVFIVRMMAGRSPFSPDKNHIHHRILAMGFQQISTVMLLALLNLVVILFVINFSYIGNTLLIIVLVLFSLLLSVFLGVYHSRSAQQRVAS
- the porK gene encoding T9SS ring complex lipoprotein PorK/GldK — its product is MNKFLVLPLVALTALFLGGCGFGKGPQGDLVGAEDRPEFNPQEVPFGMVPCPGGTFHMGQTDQDISASMVNMNKQVTIAGFYMDETEITNNEYRQFMNAIRQDSIDVLGEEYVMTELYPDTTVWVRDFTYHMGDPLMEYYYTHPAFDDYPVVGVDWFAAKYFCNWRTKNKNAANAEAGLAPTPNFRLPSEAEWEYAARGGRDLATYPWGGPYLRNSKGCMLANFKPGRGDYASDGYAYTSPVGAFFPNDFGLYDMSGNVSEWCDDAYMEASVPVVWDMNPTNPDDNEPRKVVRGGSWKDIAYFLETGTRNFEYQDSARSYIGFRTAMIQIGMGSNNRLN